The sequence below is a genomic window from Streptomyces sp. NBC_00582.
GGCGGAGGCCGCGTAGCCGTCCCAGGCGGTCGGGCCGGTGACCCGCCCCCGGCGGGCCGCCTCGACCCAGGTCTGCACCTCACGGTCGTAGGCCGCCACGAAACGGACCAGATAGTCCTGCGGCACCCCGGTCGCCGCCTCGCCGCGCGCCGTCACCAGCATCCCGTGGTCGTCGCCGATGCGCGCGCTGCCCGCCTCGCACACGGCCTCGCAGCGCACCTGGTAGCCGAACCCGCAGTTGACGAAGACCTCCACGTCGACGAGCGCGCCCCCGTCGTTCTCGAACACCACGAACTGCGGGTCGAGCAGTCCCCCCGGAGCGCCCGACGAGGGGCGCGGCCGCAGCACGGTGACCGCGGTCAGCTCCTGGCCGAGCAGCCAGCGGGCCGCGTCGATCTCGTGCGAGACCGAACTGTCGATCAGCATCGCGCTGGTGAAGTCCGGCGGAGAGGAGACGTTGCGGTGCACGCAGTGCAGCATCAGGGGCCGCCCCAGCCGCCCGTCGTCCAGCACCGCCTTGAGCCGGCGGTACTCGGCGTCGTGGCGCCGCATGAACCCGACCTGGGTGAGCCGCCTGCCGAGCCGGGCCTCCGCCTCGACGATCCGCAGGGCCCCCGCCGAGTCCGGCACCATCGGCTTCTCGCACAGCACCGGGAGTCCCCGGGCGAGCGCCGCCATCAGGGCCTCCTCGTGTGCCGGACCGGGCGAGGCGATCAGTACCGCCTGCACTCCGGGGGCGTCCAGCGCGGCCTCCGTCTCCGTGTGGACGACGACCCCGTCGATCCCGGCGACGGCGTCCTTCGCGCGCTCCGCGTCGAGATCGGCCACGGCGGCGACCCTGGCTCCGCTCACCACGCGGTCGAGGCGCCGTATGTGGTCCGCCCCCATGTGTCCGGCCCCCAGAACCGCCACGCCCAGCAGGTCACCCACGTGCGCTCCCCCTCCCGGCCGACGATCACGTCGTAGCGTACGCGGGCCGGGAGGAGGGACGGCGGGGCGGGGACTCGGCCGGGGCCGAGCTCAGTACCGCAGGACGCCCGCGATGCCCGCCTCGTTCCCCAGGGTGCCGTCCGGTACGAAGCGCACGTCGGCGCCCGTCTCCAGACACTGCTCGACGATCTCGTCCACGATGTCCTCGCGGGCGTCGAGGTCGCCGCTCAGGGCCGGGATCAGATGGTCGCCGTCGTCGCGCACGGTCACCCGGTAGTTCTCCTCGACGGCCAGCAGCCGGATCCGGGCTTCCCGGGCGTTCTGCCACACCTCGTCGACACCGGCCGCGAACTCCTTGCGGCCGAGGGCCGATTCGAGCGCGCGGCTGACCGTGTCGACGCTTCTGCGGGCCTCGGCGGCGACCATCGGCCGTACCGCCTGCCACACCGCGTCCGGGGTGCCGTGCGAGAGCCCGCCGTGCGGGACGTGCACCGCGGCCCGGGTGACGGTGCCGATCTCGTCGAGCGCCGAGAGGGCGGCCTGATCACCGGTGACGTACAGGGGGCGCGGGGCGAGGCGCAGCAGTCGGTTCATCGCGGTGTCGGCGTCGCGCAGGAAGTGGCGGGTGCCCTCGTCGCGGAACGTGCTGGGCATGTCCCCGATCTGCTCCTGGCGTTCGGCGTCGAAGTTCTCCTGCCGGTGGATCAGCGGGAAGCCGCCGATGTCCTCCTCGACGACCCGGTCCGGCCCGCCGCTCCACAGGGTGACGCGGTCCGCGGAGACCGACAGCACCCAGTACGGGCGCCCGGCGGCCTGCGCGGAGACCAGGTTGCGGGTGAGGAAGGTGTCCGAGAGCACGACCCGCTCGGGCACCGGACGGGACAGCGACCACACCTGGTGCTCGCCGGGAGCGGCGAAGATCACCAGCCCGTCCTCGGTGTACGTCAGGTCGACCTCGGCCAGGGCCCGGTCGAGCTGCTCGGCGACATCGGCGCGCCGCTCACGGGTGACGGCCGGGTCGGCCTCCAGCTGTTTCTTCGCCTCGGCCACGACATTGCGCAGCCGGACCCGGTCCTGGGCGTTGTCCGGCTCCCTGCGGTGCGTCGGGGTCAGCACGGAGACCGCGGGATAGGGGCGCGGGCGGCGCAGTTCGGAGAGGGTCGCGGGGCTGAGTGCGTGCTCCATATGAGCACCATAGGACCGATTCACCTATAGGGCATTCGGGGTAACCGGCGCAAAGCCGTCGGCAGACCCTCCCGTTGGGCGCCATCACGGCATCTCCCGGGGAGCCTCCCGGATTTCCTCGTCGTACGACGGTGACGACGGCCCCGGCCGCCGGTTACCGTACGCGTCAGTAACCGGGACGTACCGCAGGAGGCACCCATGCCGCAGCTCGAAGTCGCCGGCGCGACGCTGACGTACGACGACGAGGGACCGCGCGACGGCGGCGGGACGCCCCTGGTCTTCGTGCACGGCTGGACGGCGAACCGGCACCGCTGGGACCACCAGATCGCCCACTTCGCCGAGAAGCGGCGGGTGGTCCGCCTCGACCTGCGCGGGCACGGCGAGAGCGGCGGGGCCGGGGTGAGGACGGTGGCCGAGCTGGCGCAGGACCTGATCGCCCTCCTCGACCACCTCAAGATCGAGCGGTGCGTCCTGATCGGCCACTCGATGGGCGGGATGATCGCGCAGACCGTCGCCCTCTCCCACCCCGGGCGGGTGGAGCGCATGGTGCTGGTGAACTCCATCGCCCGGATGACGTACAGCCGGGGCCGCGGTCTGCTGATGGGCGTCTCCACCCTGGTCCCCTTCAAGCTGTTCGTCGCCGCCAACATCCAGCGCGCCTTCGCCCCCGGATACCCCCGCGAGGAGATCCGCGCGTACGTCAGGTCCTCGGCCGGCACCCCGCGCGAGGTCGTCATGACGCTGTACGGCGCCATGCGGGCCTTCGACGTCCTGGACCGGGTGGGGGAGATCCAGGCACCCACCCTCATGATCCACGGCTACCACGACATCCAGCTCCCCGTGGGACAGATGCTCCGGATGGCGAAGGCGTACCCCGACGCCACGGTGCGCATCCTGGACGCAGGTCATGAACTCCCCGTGGAGAAGCCGGCCGAGCTGACGGCGGCGATCGACACGTTCGTGAGCTGAACCGGCGTACCCGTGTGCCGGTCCGGGCGTCAGCCGAAGGCGTCCGGATCCGCCGCCGCCCAGTCCGCCGCCCAGCCGGCGGGCGGTCCGGCCGCCAGGGCACCCGGCTCCAGCCACTCGTACAGATCGGCGTAGGAGAGCGCCGTTCCGGCGTCGGTACGGCGCAGCAGATGCCCGGGGGTGAGCCCGCCCGGATCCCGTACGCCCAGCGCGGCCATGATCCGGACGGCGCTGCGGACCGTCGCCCGCTGGTAGTGGCGCACCCGCCGCGCCTTGTCGCCGACGTGCAGGGCCCACACCCGCGCGGGGTCCTGGGTGGCGACGCCCACCGGGCAGGTGCCGGTGTGGCAGCGGCCGGCCCCGACACAGCCGACGGCGCTCATCATCGCGCGGGCCGCGTTGGTGTAGTCGGCGCCCTGCGCGAGCCGACGGACGATGTCCGCGCCGGTGGCGATCCCGCCGCTCGCGCCGATCCGGATCCGGTCCCTGAGGCCGGTGCCGACGAGCGCGTTGTGCACGGTGATCAGCGCCTCGGTGAGCGGCATCCCCGGCCGGCCCGCGAACCCCGGCGGTCCCGCGCCCGTGCCGCCCTCCGCCCCGTCCACCA
It includes:
- a CDS encoding alpha/beta fold hydrolase, with product MPQLEVAGATLTYDDEGPRDGGGTPLVFVHGWTANRHRWDHQIAHFAEKRRVVRLDLRGHGESGGAGVRTVAELAQDLIALLDHLKIERCVLIGHSMGGMIAQTVALSHPGRVERMVLVNSIARMTYSRGRGLLMGVSTLVPFKLFVAANIQRAFAPGYPREEIRAYVRSSAGTPREVVMTLYGAMRAFDVLDRVGEIQAPTLMIHGYHDIQLPVGQMLRMAKAYPDATVRILDAGHELPVEKPAELTAAIDTFVS
- a CDS encoding baeRF3 domain-containing protein codes for the protein MEHALSPATLSELRRPRPYPAVSVLTPTHRREPDNAQDRVRLRNVVAEAKKQLEADPAVTRERRADVAEQLDRALAEVDLTYTEDGLVIFAAPGEHQVWSLSRPVPERVVLSDTFLTRNLVSAQAAGRPYWVLSVSADRVTLWSGGPDRVVEEDIGGFPLIHRQENFDAERQEQIGDMPSTFRDEGTRHFLRDADTAMNRLLRLAPRPLYVTGDQAALSALDEIGTVTRAAVHVPHGGLSHGTPDAVWQAVRPMVAAEARRSVDTVSRALESALGRKEFAAGVDEVWQNAREARIRLLAVEENYRVTVRDDGDHLIPALSGDLDAREDIVDEIVEQCLETGADVRFVPDGTLGNEAGIAGVLRY
- a CDS encoding Gfo/Idh/MocA family protein translates to MGDLLGVAVLGAGHMGADHIRRLDRVVSGARVAAVADLDAERAKDAVAGIDGVVVHTETEAALDAPGVQAVLIASPGPAHEEALMAALARGLPVLCEKPMVPDSAGALRIVEAEARLGRRLTQVGFMRRHDAEYRRLKAVLDDGRLGRPLMLHCVHRNVSSPPDFTSAMLIDSSVSHEIDAARWLLGQELTAVTVLRPRPSSGAPGGLLDPQFVVFENDGGALVDVEVFVNCGFGYQVRCEAVCEAGSARIGDDHGMLVTARGEAATGVPQDYLVRFVAAYDREVQTWVEAARRGRVTGPTAWDGYAASAVAEAGVRALDSGERVEVALAGRPDLYAGHED